Proteins encoded by one window of Verrucomicrobiota bacterium:
- a CDS encoding J domain-containing protein: MNAGYKDYYRVLGVERGATEDEIRSAFRKLAREYHPDVARNKAVAEEKFKEINEAYEVLGDADKRRKYDALGADGGNAQNFTPPPGWNQRGANGDSMHEFRFGGTGYSDFFEQFFGGQRAGFTRRGRDPFDFETDTEQEQPQRGGDVEGALMVTLDEALHGSVRSISLERVNPQSGTTETHTFRVRIPAGVCEGQLIRVAGKGDPGWNGAEAGDLLLRVRLARHPDFTVHGADLYHELELQPWQAVLGATVEVLTLEGRVSVRVPPGTEQGGKLRVRGRGLPEANGKRGDLLVTISILIPKQVSREEKALWEQLARLAK; the protein is encoded by the coding sequence ATGAATGCCGGGTACAAAGATTATTATCGCGTGCTGGGAGTGGAACGCGGCGCGACGGAGGATGAAATCCGGAGCGCCTTCCGCAAGCTGGCCCGCGAGTATCATCCCGATGTCGCACGCAACAAGGCGGTGGCGGAGGAAAAATTCAAGGAGATCAACGAGGCATACGAAGTCCTGGGTGATGCGGATAAGCGCCGCAAATATGACGCGCTGGGAGCGGATGGGGGCAATGCGCAGAACTTTACCCCGCCCCCGGGATGGAATCAGCGGGGAGCCAATGGCGACTCGATGCACGAGTTCCGCTTTGGCGGCACGGGTTACAGCGATTTCTTTGAACAGTTCTTTGGCGGACAACGGGCGGGATTCACGCGACGCGGGCGGGACCCGTTTGATTTTGAAACCGATACGGAGCAGGAGCAACCGCAACGGGGCGGTGATGTGGAGGGCGCGTTGATGGTGACGCTGGATGAGGCGCTGCACGGATCGGTGCGCTCCATTTCCCTCGAACGAGTGAATCCCCAAAGCGGAACCACGGAAACGCACACTTTCCGGGTGCGTATTCCCGCAGGCGTGTGCGAGGGACAACTGATCCGCGTGGCGGGCAAAGGCGATCCCGGTTGGAACGGAGCCGAGGCTGGCGACCTGCTATTGCGGGTGCGGCTGGCGCGGCATCCGGATTTTACCGTGCATGGTGCTGATTTATATCATGAACTGGAACTTCAACCCTGGCAGGCAGTGCTGGGCGCAACGGTAGAAGTGCTCACCTTGGAGGGACGCGTTTCCGTGCGGGTACCGCCGGGCACGGAACAGGGCGGGAAATTACGCGTGCGCGGACGCGGTCTGCCGGAGGCCAATGGCAAACGCGGCGATCTGTTGGTGACCATCAGCATTCTGATTCCCAAGCAGGTCAGCCGCGAAGAAAAGGCCCTATGGGAACAACTGGCACGCCTGGCCAAATAG
- a CDS encoding Hsp20/alpha crystallin family protein, whose translation MSALTYWTPMKAWNPLKEMVELENRLSTIFNRTGTVPGDNKEETLRVTEWAPLVDIAEDDKGYTIKAELPGIKKEDIAVTVENGVLSIKGERKSEQEEKSKRYHRIERFYGRFERSFTLPEDADGTKVGAEYKDGVLKVHLAKSEKALPKAIEVKVA comes from the coding sequence ATGAGCGCATTGACATATTGGACTCCGATGAAAGCCTGGAACCCTCTCAAAGAGATGGTTGAGTTGGAAAATCGGTTATCCACGATTTTTAATCGGACCGGGACAGTTCCGGGGGATAACAAAGAAGAAACCTTGCGGGTGACGGAATGGGCGCCGCTGGTGGACATTGCCGAGGATGACAAGGGATACACCATCAAGGCCGAACTGCCAGGGATCAAGAAGGAGGACATCGCGGTGACAGTCGAGAACGGGGTGCTGAGCATCAAGGGCGAGCGGAAATCGGAACAGGAGGAAAAGAGCAAACGGTATCATCGCATCGAGCGGTTCTATGGCCGGTTTGAACGCAGCTTTACGCTGCCGGAAGATGCGGATGGCACCAAAGTGGGGGCCGAGTACAAGGATGGGGTGCTGAAAGTACACTTGGCCAAGAGCGAGAAAGCGCTGCCAAAGGCCATCGAAGTCAAAGTGGCATAA
- a CDS encoding heparinase II/III family protein, with protein MKLFLTMLGVLLLAGTAAGAEALPPHPRLLFDDAGIAQLKQRVQQEPWASQWTAFRKSFDKTMNAPIELPPRGGNWFHWYVCPTHGARLTQGKQLGPWHWEHICPVDKEVLPGDPTKPDRDFDGVAINHPHSSYATAIRNAGILFQITGDARYAKRGRDILLAYAARYLSYPLHTTRGQAKIGGGRVGPQTLDEAMWLIPVAQGADLIWNTLAEADRRTLADKLFLPAARDVILAHKMGVHNIQCWKNSAVGITGYLLGDTALISAAIDDPVRGYRTQMAKGVQPDGVWYEGAWGYHFFTLGALWPLTEAARNCHLNLYGEPLKKMFEAPVNLAMPNLSLPAFNDSGEVNIRSSVFELAYARYRDPVYLVALADSKRRDEMALWFGVPQLPSAQHAALPSRNAQDSGYAILQRGAGEQATWLCLKYGPHGGGHGHPDKNNFVLYARGKVLCPDPGTRPYGSPLHGQWDKVTLAHNTLVVDEGNQAEATGQCLAFGNDHGCDFAMTDAGPIAKGVRFIRTAVMLNQNLIIFSDQITADKPHTFDLATHCNGTWQTPPPGGAFTLPAQNGYQHLKNATLCRTNAAIAQTCNLAPDWRGVIALAAGEPTDVITTTGVGKSTADRIPMTIFRRTTAQTTFVWALALDGTAPTLQAVPPKKTQLDPTVAIRVTSVANSWNLAINTAKATVRITPLAD; from the coding sequence ATGAAACTATTCCTCACCATGTTGGGTGTGTTGTTGCTCGCCGGCACAGCGGCCGGAGCCGAAGCCTTGCCGCCGCATCCTCGACTGTTGTTCGACGACGCCGGCATCGCGCAGCTCAAACAGCGCGTGCAGCAGGAACCGTGGGCCTCGCAATGGACGGCGTTCCGCAAGAGTTTCGATAAGACGATGAATGCGCCCATCGAGCTGCCGCCGCGCGGCGGCAACTGGTTCCACTGGTATGTGTGCCCGACACACGGCGCGCGCCTGACGCAGGGCAAGCAGCTCGGCCCGTGGCATTGGGAGCACATCTGCCCGGTGGATAAGGAAGTTCTGCCCGGTGATCCGACCAAGCCTGACCGCGATTTTGATGGCGTTGCGATCAACCATCCGCACAGCAGCTACGCGACGGCGATTCGCAACGCCGGTATTTTGTTCCAGATCACCGGCGATGCGCGCTATGCCAAACGCGGCCGCGACATCCTGCTCGCCTACGCCGCGCGCTATCTCTCCTATCCGCTGCACACCACGCGCGGGCAGGCAAAGATCGGCGGCGGGCGCGTCGGACCGCAGACGCTCGACGAGGCGATGTGGCTGATTCCCGTCGCGCAGGGCGCGGACCTGATCTGGAACACACTCGCCGAGGCCGACCGCCGCACGCTGGCCGACAAACTCTTCCTGCCCGCCGCGCGCGATGTGATCCTTGCGCACAAGATGGGCGTACACAACATCCAGTGCTGGAAGAACAGCGCCGTCGGCATCACCGGCTATCTGCTCGGCGACACCGCGCTCATCAGCGCGGCGATCGATGACCCCGTCCGTGGCTACCGCACGCAGATGGCCAAGGGCGTGCAGCCCGACGGTGTCTGGTACGAGGGCGCGTGGGGTTACCACTTCTTCACCTTGGGCGCGCTCTGGCCGCTGACGGAGGCTGCGCGCAACTGCCACCTCAATCTCTACGGTGAGCCGCTGAAGAAAATGTTCGAGGCGCCGGTCAACCTCGCGATGCCGAACCTGAGCCTGCCGGCGTTTAACGACAGCGGCGAGGTCAACATCCGCAGCAGCGTGTTCGAGCTGGCCTATGCGCGCTATCGCGATCCGGTCTACCTCGTCGCGCTGGCCGACTCCAAGCGCCGCGATGAGATGGCGCTCTGGTTCGGCGTGCCGCAGTTGCCCTCGGCGCAGCACGCGGCGCTGCCCAGCCGCAACGCGCAGGACTCCGGCTACGCGATCCTCCAGCGCGGCGCTGGCGAGCAGGCCACGTGGCTTTGCCTGAAGTACGGCCCGCACGGCGGTGGGCACGGGCATCCCGACAAAAATAATTTCGTGCTCTACGCCCGCGGCAAGGTGCTCTGTCCCGATCCCGGCACACGCCCCTACGGCTCGCCGCTGCACGGCCAGTGGGACAAGGTCACGCTCGCCCACAACACGCTCGTCGTGGACGAAGGCAACCAGGCCGAGGCCACCGGCCAGTGCCTCGCTTTCGGCAATGATCACGGCTGCGACTTTGCGATGACCGACGCCGGACCGATCGCCAAGGGCGTCCGCTTCATCCGCACCGCTGTGATGCTCAACCAAAACCTGATCATCTTCTCCGACCAGATCACTGCCGATAAACCCCACACGTTCGATCTTGCAACGCACTGCAACGGCACGTGGCAAACTCCGCCGCCCGGCGGCGCGTTCACGCTCCCCGCGCAGAACGGCTACCAGCATCTCAAGAACGCCACGCTCTGCCGTACCAACGCCGCCATTGCGCAAACGTGCAACCTCGCGCCGGACTGGCGCGGCGTCATCGCTCTTGCCGCCGGCGAGCCCACCGATGTCATCACAACCACCGGCGTCGGCAAAAGCACGGCCGACCGGATTCCCATGACGATCTTCCGGCGCACCACCGCGCAGACCACGTTCGTCTGGGCGCTCGCACTCGATGGCACCGCGCCGACCTTGCAAGCGGTGCCACCAAAAAAAACGCAGCTCGATCCGACCGTCGCGATACGCGTCACCAGCGTCGCCAACTCGTGGAACCTCGCCATCAACACTGCCAAGGCCACCGTCCGCATCACGCCACTCGCAGATTAA
- a CDS encoding Gfo/Idh/MocA family oxidoreductase, protein MKPMLLSRRVFFQRTLATAGAATLAPQLIHSSLLGADAPSNLTNVAHIGVGGRGSALHGGFLGIKSCRVVAVCDCFKERREKTVSKTNQAYGGDYCKPYHDLREMLARDDLDAVVIATPDHWHVPAALLAVRSGRSVYVEKPLGLTLAQDQALRAACKRHGAVFQYGTQQRSSNHIRYGCELVRNGRIGKLLSVEVVSPASSQGGSTTPIPVPEGFEYDLWLGPAPAAPYTKDRCTSSGAWFVSDYALGFIAGWGAHPLDVAVWGLGDRPEAVPTEYAGTGVFPTEGLFNTATSWDVRGRYANGVTFHFRGPGENLTVFTGDKGKVSISRGWLRTEPESLASEIIQPGEIHLLHSDNHYKNFVDGVRTRQKTINPVETAVWSDSISHLSDIAIRTGRTIKWDSVKEQILGDDQAARMLSRSMREPWTI, encoded by the coding sequence ATGAAACCAATGCTTCTTTCACGTCGGGTATTTTTTCAACGCACCCTGGCCACTGCCGGAGCCGCCACGCTGGCCCCCCAACTGATTCATTCCTCGCTGCTCGGCGCGGATGCGCCCAGCAACCTCACCAACGTCGCGCACATCGGCGTGGGCGGACGCGGTAGCGCCTTGCATGGCGGCTTTCTCGGTATCAAATCCTGCCGGGTGGTCGCGGTGTGCGATTGTTTCAAGGAGCGCCGCGAGAAAACCGTGTCCAAGACCAACCAGGCTTATGGCGGCGACTATTGCAAGCCGTACCATGATCTGCGGGAAATGCTGGCCCGTGATGATCTGGATGCCGTGGTCATCGCGACTCCCGACCATTGGCATGTGCCTGCTGCCTTGCTCGCGGTGCGTTCCGGGCGCAGTGTGTACGTGGAAAAGCCATTGGGTTTGACCTTGGCCCAGGATCAGGCCCTGCGCGCCGCCTGCAAACGCCATGGCGCGGTGTTCCAATACGGCACCCAGCAACGCTCTTCCAATCACATTCGCTATGGTTGCGAGCTGGTGCGCAATGGGCGCATTGGCAAATTACTTTCTGTGGAAGTCGTCAGCCCGGCCAGCAGCCAGGGCGGTTCCACCACACCCATCCCGGTGCCGGAAGGTTTTGAGTACGACCTGTGGCTCGGGCCGGCGCCAGCAGCGCCTTACACCAAGGACCGGTGTACCAGTTCTGGGGCCTGGTTTGTCTCTGATTATGCGCTGGGATTCATCGCTGGCTGGGGGGCGCATCCGCTGGACGTGGCCGTATGGGGATTGGGTGATCGCCCGGAGGCGGTGCCGACCGAATACGCGGGCACCGGTGTATTCCCGACCGAAGGTTTGTTCAACACCGCCACCTCGTGGGATGTCCGTGGCCGCTACGCGAATGGCGTGACGTTCCATTTCCGCGGGCCGGGTGAAAACCTGACCGTCTTCACCGGGGATAAAGGCAAGGTGAGCATCAGCCGGGGCTGGCTCCGCACCGAACCCGAATCCCTCGCGAGCGAAATCATTCAGCCCGGCGAAATTCATCTACTGCACAGCGACAATCATTACAAAAACTTTGTGGATGGCGTGCGCACTCGGCAGAAAACGATTAACCCCGTGGAGACCGCCGTCTGGTCTGATTCCATCAGCCATTTAAGTGACATTGCCATCCGCACCGGACGCACCATCAAATGGGATTCCGTGAAAGAGCAAATCCTCGGCGATGATCAGGCTGCGCGGATGCTTTCCCGTTCCATGCGGGAACCGTGGACAATTTGA